In Planococcus versutus, the DNA window TGTTATTGTAAAAGCAATGCATGAAGTGCTAATTTGTAAACATTTTGACCAAAGCCAACTATTTGTCCGGCGCTAACCGGTGCAATAAATGAATGATGGCGGAATGTCTCTCGTTTGTGGACATTTGATATATGTACTTCTATAACAGGAACGTCTATCGCAGCAATAGCATCTCGTATCGCAATGCTCGTATGTGTATAAGCACCTGCATTTAAAACAATACCAGATAACGCATCATCCCCAGCGCCGTGAATCCAGTCAATCAATTCACCTTCATGATTAGATTGTCGGCAAATCAATTCAATACCGTGATGGTAAGAAAATTCCACAAGATCTTGTTCTAACTCTTCTAATGTGAACGTTCCATATGCTTCTTTTTCACGCTTACCCAGACGATTCAAATTCGGACCGTTCAAAACCAGTACACGCATGCATCGATACCCTCCTCTCAATGCTCTCTCCATTATTTTAACATATCAGAACAATCGAGCAACTATAAAAGAAAAATGACAGTAGCCGTGTAGATTCGACGGGCATAAGATGCTCTCGCGAAGCGACGTTTCTTCAGCCGCACAGCTAGAGTGGCTTATGACCCTAGAATCTGGCTGTTGGAGCCTAGACATAAGAAAAGCGACAGCAGCCGTGTAGATTCGCCGGGCTTAAGACGACTTACTAAAAAGCCTTTTCAAGCTAAACACATATAAAACGCGGTGGCTAGTTAGCCACCGCGTTCATTAGTTTACAATCCACATTTTAATTGAGCACTACAGTTGGTGCATGTGTTGCAACCACCCATTTCTTCGACTGTTCCTTTTCGACAAACTGGACAAGTGTCGCCTACTTCAGAACCAATCGAAACGTTTGTTGAACGAATGTCTTGAATCGTATCAATTAATACGATCGGGCGTTTACCCGATTCTTCCGGTTGCTCTTCATCTTCAAAATTATTGTCTTCTGCTGTTAATGTTAATACTTGAGAATCCCGACTGCCATCGACATAAACTGTGCCGCCTTTAGCCCCACCTTTATACAAACGCTCATATACGCCTTCTACTTGTTCGACCGTATAACCGCGTGGTGCGTTAACCGTTTTTGAGATAGAAGAATCAATCCAGCGTTGGATAATGCATTGAACATCTGCATGTGCTTCTGGTGCTAGTTCCATTGATGTTACAAATGCTTTTGGTAAGTTTTCTTCATCAGCTTCTGGGTTGTTTTTTAAGTATTCACGAACAATATCCGCTTTAACTTCAATAAATTTACCAAGACGTCCACTACGGTAATAAGTAAACGAATAATAAGGTTCAAGTCCTGTTGAAACGCCTACCATTGTACCAGTAGATCCTGTAGGAGCGACTGTCAATAAATGAGAGTTGCGAATTCCTTTTTCAAGAACTGCTTCGCGAACATGCTCTGGCATGTCTTGCATAAATCCAGTGTTCGTAAATGCTTTGCGAAGTGCTGCTGTTTCTTCATCTGTTTTACCAACTAGGAATGGAAAACTGCCACGTTCTGCCGCTATGTCCGTTGAAATTTCGTAAGCTGCAGTCGCAATCGTCTTGAAGATTTCATCCACAAGTTCATTGCCTTCTGGTGAACCATATTCTTTGTCGCAGTAAATCAGTAGATCAGCTAATCCCATAACTCCAAGACCTACACGGCGTTCGCCAAGTGCTTGTATTTGGTTTTCTTCAAGGAAATATGGTGTTGCATCAAT includes these proteins:
- the aroQ gene encoding type II 3-dehydroquinate dehydratase, whose translation is MRVLVLNGPNLNRLGKREKEAYGTFTLEELEQDLVEFSYHHGIELICRQSNHEGELIDWIHGAGDDALSGIVLNAGAYTHTSIAIRDAIAAIDVPVIEVHISNVHKRETFRHHSFIAPVSAGQIVGFGQNVYKLALHALLLQ